A genome region from Triticum aestivum cultivar Chinese Spring chromosome 2B, IWGSC CS RefSeq v2.1, whole genome shotgun sequence includes the following:
- the LOC123045549 gene encoding chloride channel protein CLC-c: MDGDQAPHSNSNQHPPPPPSPSPLPEREASFNYDIESMDGGGWRGAGRYASSDALLRYDDDGPREPLLRKRTMNTTSQIAIVGANVFAIESLDYEIVENDLFKQDWRSRKKNQIFQYVVLKWALVLLIGLLTGLVGFFNNLAVENIAGFKLVLTGDLMLQKRYFTAFLAYGGCNLVLGATAAALCAYIAPAAAGSGIPEVKAYLNGVDAYSILAPSTLFVKIFGSILGVSGGFVLGKEGPMVHTGACIANLLGQGGSRKYHLTWNWLKYFKNDRDRRDLITCGAAAGVAAAFRAPVGGVLFALEEAASWWRSALLWRTFFTTAVVAVVLRALIEFCRKGKCGLFGQGGLIMFDLSSNVPSYGTQDLIAIIILGVIGGVFGGLFNFLLDRILRVYSIINERGAPSKILLTITISIITSACSYGLPWLAACSPCPVGSMEECPTIGRSGNFKSFQCPPGHYNGLASLFFNTNDDAIRNLFSRGTENEFHMSSLFVFFIAIYCLGLVTYGIAVPSGLFIPVILAGATYGRIVGTLLGPMSDIDPGLFALLGAASFLGGTMRMTVSVCVILLELTNELHMLPLVMLVLLISKTIADCFNKGVYDQIVVMKGLPFMEAHAEPYMRHLVASDVVSGPLISFSGVEKVGNIVHALRITGHNGFPVVDEPPVSEAPELVGLVLRSHVLVLLSGRNFMKEKVKTSGSFVLRRFGAFDFAKPGSGKGMKIEDLDFTEEEMEMYVDLHPITNTSPYTVVETMSLAKAAVLFRALGLRHLLVVPKTPGRFPIVGILTRHDLMPEHIHGLFPNLRKSH; encoded by the exons ATGGACGGCGACCAGGCGCCGCATTCCAACTCCAACCAGcacccgcccccgccgccgtcgccgtcgccgctgccgGAGCGGGAGGCCAGCTTCAACTACGACATAGAGAGCATGGACGGCGGCgggtggcgcggcgcggggagGTACGCCTCGTCCGACGCGCTGCTGCGGTACGACGACGACGGCCCGCGGGAGCCGCTGCTGCGGAAGCGCACCATGAACACCACCTCCCAGATCGCCATCGTCGGCGCCAACGTCTTCGCCATCGAGAGCCTCGACTACGA AATTGTGGAGAATGATCTTTTCAAGCAAGACTGGCGATCGAGAAAGAAGAATCAGATATTTCAGTATGTTGTCCTGAAATGGGCATTAGTTCTTCTTATTGGCTTGTTGACTGGGCTTGTTGGCTTCTTCAACAACCTTGCAGTCGAGAATATTGCTGGATTCAAATTGGTGCTCACAGGTGATCTTATGCTCCAGAAGAG GTACTTCACAGCATTTTTGGCATATGGAGGCTGCAATCTAGTCTTAGGAGCCACTGCTGCAGCACTATGCGCTTACATAGCACCAGCTGCTGCTGGGTCTGGCATCCCTGAAGTTAAAGCATATCTTAATGGAGTTGATGCTTACTCTATTTTAGCTCCCAGCACACTCTTTGTGAAG ATATTTGGTTCAATACTTGGAGTTTCAGGTGGATTTGTACTTGGGAAAGAAGGTCCCATGGTGCATACAGGGGCATGCATTGCCAACTTGCTTGGTCAGGGGGGATCACGCAAGTACCATCTCACATGGAATTGGCTGAAATATTTCAAGAATGATAGGGATAGACGAGATTTGATTACATGTGGTGCAGCAGCTGGAGTGGCAGCCGCATTTCGTGCACCTGTTGGTGGTGTACTCTTTGCTCTCGAGGAAGCAGCATCATG GTGGCGAAGTGCTCTTCTGTGGAGAACATTCTTTACAACTGCTGTTGTTGCTGTAGTGTTGAGGGCCCTGATTGAGTTCTGTCGTAAAGGAAAATGTGGTCTCTTTGGGCAAGGAGGGTTGATTATGTTTGATCTTAGCTCGAACGTCCCATCATATGGCACCCAAGATCTCATCGCGATTATAATTCTTGGAGTAATTGGTGGCGTCTTCGGAGGCCTTTTCAACTTTCTCTTGGATAGGATTCTTCGTGTCTACAGTATTATCAATGA GAGAGGCGCTCCATCCAAGATCCTTCTCACCATCACAATATCGATCATCACTTCGGCGTGCTCCTATGGGCTCCCTTGGCTTGCTGCGTGCTCTCCGTGCCCTGTTGGTTCAATGGAGGAATGCCCCACCATTGGCCGCTCTGGAAATTTTAAGAGCTTCCAATGCCCGCCTGGTCATTACAATGGTCTTGCATCACTCTTCTTCAACACAAATGATGATGCCATCCGCAATCTCTTCAGCCGTGGTACCGAAAATGAGTTCCACATGTCTAGCCTTTTCGTCTTCTTCATCGCTATCTACTGCCTTGGTCTCGTGACGTATGGTATTGCTGTCCCATCCGGTCTCTTTATCCCGGTAATACTTGCCGGGGCAACATATGGGCGCATCGTGGGGACACTTCTCGGTCCCATGTCTGATATCGACCCTGGCCTCTTTGCACTGCTCGGTGCCGCATCTTTCCTCGGTGGGACAATGAGAATGACCGTGTCAGTCTGCGTGATCCTTCTGGAGCTCACGAATGAGCTCCATATGCTCCCCTTGGTCATGCTCGTCCTCCTGATATCGAAGACCATAGCCGATTGCTTCAACAAAGGTGTGTATGACCAGATCGTGGTGATGAAAGGCTTGCCATTCATGGAGGCTCATGCTGAACCGTACATGAGGCACTTGGTAGCTAGTGATGTTGTGTCTGGGCCACTCATCTCCTTTTCGGGTGTTGAGAAGGTGGGCAACATCGTTCATGCGTTAAGGATCACCGGCCACAACGGGTTTCCGGTGGTCGATGAGCCGCCTGTATCAGAAGCTCCGGAGCTGGTTGGGCTGGTGCTTAGGTCACATGTGTTGGTTCTTCTGAGTGGAAGGAACTTCATGAAGGAGAAGGTGAAAACAAGTGGTAGCTTTGTGCTCAGAAGGTTTGGTGCATTTGACTTTGCAAAGCCTGGTTCCGGGAAAGGTATGAAAATCGAGGACCTAGATTTCACCGAGGAAGAGATGGAGATGTATGTGGATCTCCATCCAATCACAAACACTTCGCCGTACACGGTGGTCGAAACAATGTCGCTTGCAAAGGCTGCAGTCCTGTTCAGGGCACTAGGGCTAAGACACCTGCTGGTTGTGCCAAAGACCCCAGGG AGATTTCCTATTGTTGGGATTCTCACCAGGCACGACCTGATGCCGGAGCATATCCATGGGCTGTTCCCCAATCTCCGCAAGTCACATTGA